One part of the Melitaea cinxia chromosome 8, ilMelCinx1.1, whole genome shotgun sequence genome encodes these proteins:
- the LOC123655967 gene encoding phospholipase A1 member A-like — MVAKAQWLLILGISALQFSGLKSQEDNTLKNGKEKKPQSVRDLFKTGSCIPAPFRCPHPNMQYYLYTRTTQEKGELIDTLDNKSLTRSKFNPKHPTKIVVHGFGGGRNVSPSTDMRNAYFKRGNYNIIIVDYGTLVKEPCLSQIEWAPRFASMCITQLVEYIQYHPVKSVPPEKIHTIGYSVGAHILGLVANHLTEGKLGRITGLDPTIFFYMGNNRSRDLDYTDALFVDILHTGAGILGQWGPNGHADFYVNGGSSQPGCAHDTIFQTLSCDHTKVTPYFIESINSPVGFWAGPCPNLFSYLIGWCEPKDTEYVLMGEHVTPKARGVYYVTTNAHPPYARGFPGKSRRVRSVTPYS; from the exons ATGGTGGCTAAAGCACAGTGGCTTTTAATTTTAGGAATATCCGCTCTACAATTTTCTG gATTGAAGTCCCAGGAAgataatacattaaagaatGGCAAAGAAAAGAAGCCACAGTCAGTCAGGGATCTCTTCAAGACAGGGTCTTGTATTCCAGCACCATTCAGATGTCCACATCCAAACATGCAGTACTATCTTTACACTag aACAACGCAAGAGAAAGGAGAGTTAATAGACACACTCGATAACAAATCATTAACGCGTTCAAAATTTAATCCAAAACATCCAACTAAGATAGTTGTGCATGGATTTGGAGGAGGAAGGAATGTGTCTCCCAGTACCGACATGAGAAATGCTTACTTCAAACGAGGCAACTACAATATTATCATTGTGGATTACGGGACACTCGTGAAAGAGCCTTGTCTCAGTCAG atAGAATGGGCCCCTCGATTTGCAAGCATGTGTATAACTCAGCTGGTGGAATATATACAATACCACCCAGTTAAATCAGTTCCGCCAGAAAAGATACATACAATTGGTTACAGTGTCGGTGCACACATTCTTGGTCTTGTAGCTAACCATTTAACTGAAGGGAAGCTTGGAAGGATCACTg gTCTCGATCCAACAATATTCTTCTATATGGGCAATAACAGATCACGTGATCTTGATTACACTGACGCTCTTTTTGTGGACATACTTCACACTGGTGCAGGCATACTTGGCCAGTGGGGTCCCAACGGCCACGCTGATTTTTACGTAAACGGTGGTTCCAGCCAGCCCGGATGCGCGCATGATACAATTTTCC AAACTCTATCGTGCGATCACACCAAAGTAACACCATACTTCATTGAATCAATCAACAGTCCCGTAGGTTTCTGGGCTGGCCCCTGTCCAAACCTCTTCTCGTATCTTATCGGCTGGTGCGAGCCCAAGGACACGGAGTACGTGTTGATGGGAGAGCATGTCACgcctaa GGCAAGAGGTGTTTACTACGTCACTACAAATGCTCATCCTCCCTACGCAAGAGGCTTCCCCGGAAAATCCCGAAGGGTCAGATCTGTGACTCCATATAGTTGA